Proteins from a genomic interval of Chroococcidiopsis thermalis PCC 7203:
- the hisS gene encoding histidine--tRNA ligase: protein MGEIQALRGTRDILPDEVVFWQRVEATARHILSKAAYREIRTPIFEQTTLFERGIGEATDVVGKEMYTFVDRGDRSITLRPEGTAGVVRALIEHGLYAQGGVQRLWYTGPMFRYERPQAGRQRQFHQLGVEVIGSADPRADAEVIAIATEILQNLGLKNLHLDLNSVGNKTDRHNYRQALVDYFTPYKGELDPDSQDRLTRNPLRILDSKDERTKEIAQNAPSILDYLGSESQQHFEQVQQLLSDLGIKYQLNPKLVRGLDYYTHTAFEVISDDLGAQATVCGGGRYDGLVTELGGPDTPAVGWAIGLERLIILLQQLQTPPVSELDFYVVSRGDRAEAQALILAQKLRQAGFSVELDLSGSAFKKQFARADKSGTVACLILGDEEAANQTVKLKWMATKEQTAIAQTELMTMIDRLRADIQSFRAER, encoded by the coding sequence ATGGGAGAAATTCAGGCACTACGTGGGACGCGAGACATTCTGCCCGATGAGGTTGTCTTTTGGCAACGGGTAGAAGCAACGGCGCGGCATATTTTAAGTAAAGCCGCCTACCGAGAAATTCGTACGCCGATTTTCGAGCAGACGACGTTGTTTGAACGGGGAATTGGTGAAGCTACAGATGTAGTGGGTAAAGAAATGTATACTTTTGTGGATCGGGGCGATCGCTCGATTACCCTGCGTCCAGAAGGTACGGCTGGAGTTGTCCGCGCTTTAATCGAACATGGGCTATACGCTCAAGGCGGCGTGCAGCGTCTGTGGTATACAGGTCCGATGTTTCGCTACGAGCGCCCTCAAGCTGGTAGACAGCGGCAATTTCACCAATTAGGTGTAGAGGTTATCGGTAGTGCCGATCCGAGGGCAGATGCAGAAGTTATTGCGATCGCTACAGAGATTTTACAAAATCTAGGGCTGAAAAACCTGCATCTCGACCTTAATTCAGTTGGGAACAAAACAGATCGGCACAATTATCGTCAAGCACTAGTAGACTATTTCACGCCCTACAAAGGCGAATTAGATCCAGATTCCCAAGATCGCTTGACCCGCAACCCCTTACGAATTCTAGATAGTAAGGACGAGCGCACTAAAGAGATCGCTCAAAACGCTCCTAGCATTTTAGATTATCTTGGCTCTGAGTCGCAGCAACACTTCGAGCAGGTACAGCAATTACTGAGCGATTTAGGCATTAAATACCAACTCAATCCCAAGTTAGTCAGAGGATTAGACTACTACACCCACACAGCTTTTGAAGTTATCTCCGATGACTTGGGAGCGCAAGCAACAGTGTGTGGTGGTGGGCGTTACGATGGGTTAGTCACAGAATTAGGTGGACCCGATACGCCTGCGGTAGGATGGGCAATTGGTCTAGAACGATTGATTATTTTATTACAACAATTGCAAACGCCCCCAGTTTCGGAATTAGATTTCTACGTAGTTTCACGGGGCGATCGCGCTGAGGCGCAAGCACTGATACTAGCACAGAAATTACGCCAAGCAGGGTTTAGCGTCGAATTAGACCTCAGCGGTAGTGCCTTTAAAAAGCAATTTGCCCGTGCTGATAAAAGCGGCACGGTGGCTTGTCTAATTTTGGGCGATGAGGAAGCAGCCAACCAAACTGTCAAACTCAAGTGGATGGCAACTAAAGAGCAAACTGCGATCGCCCAAACTGAGCTTATGACAATGATAGATAGACTACGCGCAGACATTCAATCTTTTAGAGCCGAACGCTAA
- the proB gene encoding glutamate 5-kinase, with amino-acid sequence MLRTQTIVVKIGTSSLTQSQTGLLALSTIATLAETLSHLRRQGHRVILVSSGAVGIGCARLGLTERPRTMAMKQAVAAVGQGRLMRVYDDFFTTLQQPIAQVLLTRSDVGERSRYVNAYNTFQALLEIGVIPIVNENDTVAVQELKFGDNDTLSALVASLVEADWLFLLTDVDRLYSADPRSFPDAQPIALVTHMEQLAQLQVQVGSPGSQWGTGGMVTKIAAARIATAAGVRTVITEGRFPHNIEKIIQGEPLGTQFAPQLQPTNARKRWIAYGLIPTGKLYLDDGAVKAICQQGKSLLAAGITTIEGEFDSQDAVQICDRFGKEVARGIVNYSSSELQNIRGRHSREIATILGYAGAANIIHRDNLVLI; translated from the coding sequence ATGTTGCGAACTCAAACCATTGTTGTCAAAATTGGCACTTCTAGTCTGACGCAATCGCAGACAGGTTTACTAGCTCTCTCCACGATCGCGACTTTAGCAGAAACTCTCTCTCATCTCCGTCGTCAGGGGCATCGGGTGATTTTAGTGTCTTCTGGAGCTGTAGGGATCGGTTGCGCTCGATTGGGGCTGACAGAGCGCCCCCGCACGATGGCAATGAAACAGGCAGTAGCGGCTGTCGGACAGGGACGGTTGATGCGCGTATACGACGATTTTTTTACAACTCTGCAACAGCCAATCGCTCAAGTGCTGCTGACCCGTAGCGATGTTGGAGAACGCAGTCGCTATGTCAATGCATACAACACATTTCAAGCCTTGTTGGAAATTGGCGTGATTCCAATTGTGAATGAGAATGACACGGTAGCAGTTCAAGAACTAAAATTTGGCGATAACGATACTCTCTCTGCCCTAGTTGCCAGTTTGGTTGAGGCAGATTGGCTATTTTTACTGACAGATGTAGACCGTCTCTATTCTGCCGATCCGCGATCGTTTCCCGATGCTCAGCCAATTGCGTTGGTAACGCACATGGAACAACTAGCCCAATTACAAGTACAAGTAGGTTCTCCTGGTTCCCAATGGGGAACGGGTGGCATGGTGACGAAGATTGCAGCGGCACGAATTGCTACAGCGGCTGGTGTCCGTACTGTCATTACTGAAGGGCGATTTCCACATAATATTGAAAAAATTATCCAGGGAGAGCCTTTAGGAACTCAGTTCGCGCCTCAACTTCAACCGACTAACGCTCGTAAACGCTGGATTGCTTATGGTTTAATTCCTACGGGTAAGCTTTACTTAGATGACGGTGCGGTTAAGGCAATTTGCCAGCAGGGAAAATCTTTACTAGCGGCTGGCATTACTACCATTGAAGGCGAATTTGACAGTCAAGATGCCGTTCAAATTTGCGATCGCTTTGGCAAAGAAGTTGCTAGAGGTATTGTCAACTATAGCAGTAGCGAACTGCAAAACATTCGCGGGCGACACTCGAGAGAAATTGCCACAATTTTAGGCTATGCTGGTGCAGCAAACATAATTCACCGCGATAATCTAGTTTTGATTTAA